In the genome of Cyclopterus lumpus isolate fCycLum1 chromosome 19, fCycLum1.pri, whole genome shotgun sequence, one region contains:
- the snu13b gene encoding SNU13 homolog, small nuclear ribonucleoprotein b (U4/U6.U5), whose translation MTEAQVNPKAYPLADATLSKTILDLVQQASNYKQLRKGANEATKTLNRGISEFIVMAADAEPLEIILHLPLLCEDKNVPYVFVRSKQALGRACGVSRPVIATSVTIKEGSQLKPQIQSVQLAIERLLV comes from the exons ATG ACTGAAGCACAAGTCAACCCGAAGGCCTACCCGCTGGCCGACGCCACGCTATCAAAGACTATCTTGGACCTGGTGCAGCAAGCATCAAACTACAAGCAGCTGAGAAAGGGGGCTAATGAAG cCACTAAAACTTTGAACAGAGGCATTTCTGAATTTATTGTGATGGCTGCTGATGCTGAACCCCTGGAGATCATCCTCCACCTGCCACTGCTTTGTGAGGACAAGAATGTCCCGTATGTGTTTGTCCGCTCCAAGCAGGCCCTGGGCCGGGCCTGTGGGGTCTCTCGCCCTGTCATAGCTACCTCGGTGACCATAAAGGAGGGGTCTCAGCTCAAACCGCAGATTCAGTCTGTTCAGTTGGCTATTGAGAGACTGCTTGTCTGA